A DNA window from Desulfatiglans sp. contains the following coding sequences:
- a CDS encoding peptide chain release factor 3, with protein sequence MNKQHMKEVDRRRNFGIISHPDAGKTTLTEKLLLFGGAIQQAGAVKARKAARHATSDWMAIEQERGISVTASAMKFNYMDYEINLLDTPGHQDFSEDTYRVLTAVDSAMMVIDSAKAVETQTEKLMEVCRMRNTPIMTFINKLDREGMYPIDIMADIEEKLQVECTPLSWPIGMGKSFRGVYNLYKKELHLFTPGGVTRLTDGITIKDLGDKRLDDLLGSQARELRADVELLEGAANPFELEHYLTGSQTPVFFGSAINNFGVRELLNAFIEMAPAPYPRMTTTREVSPYEEEFSGFVFKIQANMDPAHRDRIAFLRICSGRFTKGMKVMHHRIGREISLGNATVLMAQDRENVEEAYPGDIIGIHNHGTIKIGDTFTEKEPLRFKGIPSFAPQHFKLIRIKNPLKTKQLAKGLLQLAEEGAIQVFRPINSSEYILGAVGVLQFEVTASRLLTEYGAETVFEPSRYITARWVSAEDPKIMKEFEQANARNLAFNAEGQLTYLAQSEWHLERAMKEHPKIIFKKTIEYDS encoded by the coding sequence TTGAATAAACAGCATATGAAAGAGGTTGACCGCAGGCGTAATTTCGGGATTATCAGCCACCCGGATGCCGGTAAAACCACATTGACTGAAAAGCTCCTTTTATTCGGGGGTGCAATACAACAGGCAGGTGCGGTCAAGGCCAGAAAGGCGGCGCGTCATGCCACGAGCGACTGGATGGCCATAGAACAGGAGAGAGGTATCTCTGTTACTGCATCCGCAATGAAGTTCAATTATATGGATTATGAGATCAACCTGCTCGATACACCCGGTCACCAGGACTTTTCTGAGGATACATACAGGGTGCTTACCGCTGTTGACAGCGCCATGATGGTGATAGACAGTGCAAAGGCGGTTGAGACACAGACCGAAAAGCTCATGGAGGTGTGCCGTATGCGCAATACCCCTATCATGACCTTTATAAACAAGCTGGACAGGGAGGGCATGTACCCCATTGATATAATGGCCGATATTGAAGAAAAGCTCCAGGTGGAGTGCACCCCGCTTTCATGGCCAATTGGCATGGGTAAATCATTCAGGGGTGTGTATAACCTCTATAAAAAGGAGCTTCATCTTTTTACACCGGGCGGTGTAACAAGACTCACAGATGGTATAACTATAAAGGATCTTGGTGATAAGAGGCTTGATGACCTGCTTGGCAGCCAGGCAAGAGAGCTCAGGGCGGATGTGGAGCTATTAGAGGGTGCAGCCAATCCATTTGAGCTTGAACATTACCTTACAGGTTCTCAGACACCTGTCTTTTTCGGGAGTGCTATCAATAATTTTGGTGTAAGGGAACTGCTTAATGCCTTTATAGAGATGGCGCCTGCCCCATATCCACGCATGACCACCACAAGGGAGGTCTCGCCATATGAAGAGGAGTTCTCCGGGTTTGTTTTCAAGATACAGGCAAACATGGACCCTGCACACCGTGACAGGATAGCCTTTTTAAGGATATGCTCAGGCAGATTTACAAAGGGGATGAAGGTTATGCACCACAGGATAGGACGTGAGATATCCCTTGGAAATGCCACAGTACTCATGGCCCAGGACAGGGAAAATGTAGAGGAGGCATATCCGGGAGACATCATAGGCATACACAACCACGGCACCATAAAGATCGGAGACACCTTCACTGAAAAGGAACCCCTCAGGTTTAAAGGCATACCGAGTTTTGCGCCACAGCATTTTAAACTAATCAGGATCAAGAATCCGCTTAAGACAAAACAGCTTGCTAAAGGGTTGCTTCAACTTGCAGAGGAGGGTGCAATCCAGGTCTTCAGGCCGATAAACAGCAGTGAGTATATATTAGGCGCTGTTGGTGTGCTCCAGTTTGAGGTGACTGCCTCAAGGTTATTAACCGAGTATGGAGCAGAGACAGTATTTGAACCATCCAGATATATTACCGCAAGATGGGTCAGCGCTGAAGACCCTAAGATCATGAAGGAGTTTGAACAGGCAAACGCGCGTAACCTTGCATTTAATGCAGAGGGTCAGCTTACATACCTTGCCCAGAGCGAGTGGCACCTTGAAAGGGCAATGAAGGAGCACCCGAAGATAATCTTTAAAAAGACAATTGAATATGATTCTTAA